The following nucleotide sequence is from Lysinibacillus sp. FSL W8-0992.
TGTGTCATCTCTAAAAACAGCCATCACTAGAACGGGAGCACCTTTTCCAACTGCTACAATATCTCCTGGTTGGATATTCAACTCCATTAAATGTTCTGGAATAAGCCATATATATTGTTTGTGATGCAGCTT
It contains:
- a CDS encoding DUF5839 family protein, which translates into the protein MQKNNALLGVHIRSKKEAAVLKLHHKQYIWLIPEHLMELNIQPGDIVAVGKGAPVLVMAVFRDDTESHKYIYRFLERSPQSSEKLMKI